A genomic region of Pseudomonas migulae contains the following coding sequences:
- the tam gene encoding trans-aconitate 2-methyltransferase gives MSWSAKQYVAFEDERTRPARDLLAAIPPVDARSAIDIGCGPGNSTELLVERFTSATVRGVDNSTDMIDAARKRLPQVQFDTVDIGTWNDSGPFDVIFANAVLQWLPDHATLLPSLAARLTPGGSLAIQMPDNLNEASHRLMREVAADGPWAGKLADAAGQRTEMASASDYYSMLRPHCARVDVWRTTYHHPLAGGASGVVEWFKGSGLRPFLEPLDDAEKAQYLKQYHAAIEQAYPALSDGSVLLPFPRLFIVATR, from the coding sequence ATGAGTTGGTCCGCCAAGCAATACGTCGCTTTTGAAGATGAACGCACCCGCCCGGCACGGGATCTGCTCGCGGCGATCCCGCCTGTGGACGCACGCTCGGCCATCGACATCGGTTGCGGCCCCGGCAACTCGACCGAGTTGCTGGTGGAGCGCTTCACCAGCGCCACAGTGCGCGGCGTCGACAATTCAACCGACATGATCGACGCCGCCCGCAAGCGCTTGCCGCAGGTGCAGTTCGACACGGTTGATATCGGCACCTGGAACGACAGCGGCCCGTTCGACGTGATCTTCGCCAACGCGGTGCTGCAATGGTTGCCCGATCACGCGACGTTACTGCCTTCGCTCGCCGCCAGACTGACCCCGGGCGGCAGCCTGGCCATTCAGATGCCCGACAACCTCAACGAAGCCTCCCATCGCCTGATGCGCGAAGTGGCTGCCGATGGCCCTTGGGCCGGCAAGTTGGCGGACGCCGCCGGGCAACGCACGGAAATGGCCAGTGCCAGCGATTACTACTCGATGCTGCGACCGCACTGCGCGCGCGTCGATGTGTGGCGCACCACTTACCATCACCCGCTGGCGGGCGGGGCGTCGGGCGTGGTCGAGTGGTTCAAGGGCAGTGGTTTGCGGCCGTTTCTCGAACCGCTGGATGACGCGGAGAAGGCGCAATACCTCAAGCAATATCACGCCGCGATCGAGCAGGCGTATCCGGCGCTGAGTGATGGTTCGGTGCTGCTGCCATTCCCGCGATTGTTCATCGTCGCGACCCGCTGA
- the fos gene encoding fosfomycin resistance glutathione transferase encodes MLTGLNHLTLAVTDLNRSVAFYHDLLQLQLEATWDSGAYLSLPGLWLCLSLDPLRKSGPAADYTHYAFSISAPDFPPFVERLRTANVREWRDNRSEGASFYFLDPDGHKLEAHVGDLASRLAACRQRPYAGMKFFDDQSFDSRGPDIDLRPFTK; translated from the coding sequence TTGCTCACCGGCCTCAACCACCTGACCCTCGCCGTCACCGACCTGAACCGCAGCGTGGCGTTCTATCACGACCTCCTGCAACTTCAGCTCGAAGCCACGTGGGACAGCGGCGCGTACCTCTCGCTGCCAGGCCTGTGGCTGTGTCTTTCCCTCGATCCGCTGCGCAAATCCGGGCCCGCCGCCGATTACACCCATTACGCCTTCAGCATCAGCGCACCCGACTTCCCGCCATTCGTCGAACGCCTGCGAACTGCCAACGTCCGGGAATGGCGCGACAACCGCAGCGAAGGCGCGTCGTTCTACTTCCTCGACCCCGATGGCCATAAGCTCGAAGCCCATGTCGGCGATCTGGCGTCGCGACTGGCGGCCTGTCGGCAGCGTCCCTATGCGGGAATGAAGTTCTTCGACGATCAGTCATTCGATTCCCGGGGACCTGATATAGACTTGCGCCCATTCACCAAGTAG
- a CDS encoding type II toxin-antitoxin system HicA family toxin, producing the protein MNSRFLISQIVADGWYLVRIKGSHHHFKHPTKPGLVTVPHPKKDLLKKTALSILQQALL; encoded by the coding sequence GTGAATAGCCGATTTTTGATAAGCCAAATTGTTGCGGATGGCTGGTATCTGGTGCGTATCAAGGGCAGTCATCATCACTTCAAGCACCCGACCAAACCGGGGCTGGTGACAGTTCCTCATCCAAAAAAGGACCTGCTCAAAAAAACGGCCTTGAGTATTTTGCAACAGGCGCTGCTCTGA
- a CDS encoding LysE family translocator produces the protein MTPSLLMAVLASGFIYGITPGPGVLAVFGIGAARGRRAGAGFLCGHLLGDVVWCSTALIAIVGAREIGSTAFDVLGVLSGLYLFWLGLRAVRAKRSSAEAPQGPARQPFWHGILFGLTNPKAYPVAVATFTALLSSRAELLHWSMLPWLIVLSFVGGLIAYAILIGIVGARQVRSLYQRHELAITRLCGVMFIGFAINALAHALPGLMPNKT, from the coding sequence ATGACCCCATCGCTGCTAATGGCCGTTCTCGCCTCGGGCTTCATTTACGGCATCACGCCGGGGCCAGGTGTCCTGGCAGTGTTCGGCATCGGCGCGGCGCGTGGGCGGCGGGCCGGGGCGGGTTTTTTGTGCGGGCATTTGCTGGGGGACGTGGTCTGGTGCAGCACCGCGTTGATCGCGATTGTCGGTGCACGGGAAATCGGCAGTACGGCGTTTGACGTGCTGGGCGTGCTCAGCGGGTTGTATCTGTTCTGGCTCGGTTTGCGCGCGGTGCGGGCCAAACGTAGCAGTGCCGAAGCGCCGCAGGGCCCGGCGCGGCAACCGTTCTGGCACGGCATTCTGTTCGGCCTGACCAATCCCAAGGCGTATCCGGTGGCGGTGGCGACTTTTACGGCGTTGTTGTCCAGTCGTGCAGAGTTGCTGCATTGGTCGATGTTGCCGTGGCTGATCGTTCTGAGCTTCGTCGGTGGCCTGATCGCCTACGCTATCCTCATTGGCATTGTTGGCGCGCGGCAGGTACGCAGCCTGTATCAACGCCATGAGCTGGCGATCACCCGGTTGTGCGGGGTTATGTTTATCGGTTTCGCCATCAACGCCCTGGCGCATGCCTTGCCGGGGTTGATGCCGAACAAGACTTGA
- a CDS encoding MFS transporter, whose product MSLNVLEAGASPSVSHDEEKALVSKVAWRLMPLIMVCYLFAFFDRINISFAKFQLQTDLSLSDTAYGLGAGLFVVGYVIFEVPSNMMLYKVGARRWIARIMMSWGLATAAMVFVNSEWQFYALRFVIGAMEAGFAPGVLYYLTLWFPQHYRGRITSMLFLSSAFAGLVGAPFSGLVLQHLDGFMDMRGWHWLFLLGGVPCIGLGLLVLTLLKDRIEDAHWLTPSEKTLLASRIAHHEPHKSGGSLLAALRIPGFLTLGLIYFLIQVASYGLNFWAPQLIRSAGTESPVMIGLLTAIPYICGAISMVVIGRLSDSTGERRKFVAGLVAVGALGFFCAGIFANHTTFLIVALGLLGAGIIASIPSFWTLPPKLLAGAGAGAAGGIAVINTLGQFGGIVSPVMVGRIKDLTGSTTPALYVIGVCALIAVALLLWGLPQKLRTLDKF is encoded by the coding sequence ATGAGCCTCAATGTACTGGAGGCGGGCGCGAGCCCGTCCGTTAGCCACGACGAAGAAAAAGCCCTGGTCAGCAAAGTCGCCTGGCGCCTGATGCCGCTGATCATGGTCTGCTACCTGTTCGCCTTTTTCGACCGCATCAACATCAGCTTCGCCAAGTTCCAGTTGCAGACCGACCTGAGCCTGAGCGACACCGCTTACGGCCTCGGCGCCGGGCTGTTCGTGGTCGGTTACGTGATCTTCGAAGTGCCGAGCAACATGATGCTGTACAAGGTCGGCGCCCGGCGCTGGATCGCACGGATCATGATGTCCTGGGGCCTCGCGACGGCGGCGATGGTCTTCGTCAACAGCGAATGGCAGTTCTACGCATTGCGCTTCGTGATCGGCGCGATGGAAGCCGGTTTCGCGCCAGGCGTGCTGTATTACCTGACGCTGTGGTTCCCGCAGCACTATCGCGGACGCATCACCTCGATGCTGTTCCTGTCATCGGCATTTGCCGGTCTGGTCGGCGCACCGTTCTCCGGGCTGGTGCTGCAACACCTCGACGGCTTCATGGACATGCGTGGCTGGCACTGGCTGTTTCTGCTCGGTGGCGTGCCGTGCATCGGCCTCGGGTTGCTGGTGCTGACGCTGCTCAAGGATCGCATCGAAGACGCCCACTGGCTGACGCCGTCGGAGAAAACCCTGCTGGCCAGCCGCATTGCGCACCACGAACCGCACAAGAGCGGCGGCTCGTTGCTCGCTGCGCTGCGGATTCCAGGTTTCCTGACGTTGGGGCTGATCTACTTCCTGATTCAGGTGGCGTCCTACGGCTTGAATTTCTGGGCCCCACAACTGATCCGCAGCGCTGGCACTGAAAGCCCGGTGATGATCGGATTGCTGACGGCGATCCCGTACATTTGCGGCGCCATCAGCATGGTGGTGATCGGGCGGTTGTCCGACTCGACCGGCGAGCGTCGCAAGTTTGTCGCAGGGTTGGTGGCGGTGGGCGCGCTGGGGTTCTTCTGCGCAGGGATCTTCGCCAACCACACGACCTTCCTGATCGTCGCGCTGGGCCTGCTCGGTGCCGGGATCATCGCCTCCATTCCAAGCTTCTGGACCCTGCCGCCGAAACTGCTGGCCGGTGCCGGCGCAGGCGCTGCGGGTGGGATCGCGGTGATCAACACCCTCGGCCAATTCGGCGGCATCGTCAGCCCGGTGATGGTCGGCCGGATCAAGGACCTGACCGGCAGCACCACACCAGCGCTGTACGTCATCGGCGTCTGCGCGCTGATCGCGGTTGCGCTGTTGTTGTGGGGGTTGCCGCAGAAACTGCGCACGCTCGATAAGTTCTGA
- a CDS encoding Fic family protein — MPVGFKALAERYAIALAQPLRVESTIGSARVSRESDGNVKNRYPQSYRPADDFAGHFEFGLKYEEIHLEFFARLFAAIGPQPVEDWCRREPFGQYARRTGFLYEWLTGERLDVPDVTNGPYVDILSPQKYLTRREPLRTRRWRINNNLPGTAEFCPLVRRTASVQEALQFDLRAALDELDQAFGADILLRTASWLTFKESRASFLIEKEADQADRIQRFAHVIAQHCGHIENPLSDDSLQSLQAGILGRNAIGLGLRRSPVFVGQATMREDIVHYIAPHFADLAPLLAGLNEFEVATRGAESLARAAVLAFGFVYIHPMRDGNGRIHRFLINDTLIRDKAVPDGVILPVSATITSSIDFRAGYDRTLEVFSRPFMRRYATAYRFGELVTYEDGTPSNFIFDEYTDAGFAWRYPDLTEHVLYTARVVEHTIRTEMADEARVLVIFQRAQEQLKEVLEMPDQDANRIIRSIKENGWMVSGKLKKGYPQLEDEGMAGRVVEAVRSAFER, encoded by the coding sequence ATGCCAGTCGGTTTCAAGGCCCTCGCCGAACGCTATGCCATCGCACTTGCACAGCCTCTGCGCGTCGAGTCCACGATTGGCTCTGCACGTGTCAGCCGCGAAAGTGACGGTAATGTGAAGAACCGGTATCCGCAAAGTTACAGACCTGCGGACGATTTCGCCGGACATTTCGAATTCGGTCTCAAGTACGAAGAGATTCATCTTGAGTTCTTTGCTCGCCTCTTTGCGGCGATAGGCCCGCAGCCTGTCGAAGACTGGTGTCGACGAGAACCTTTCGGCCAATACGCCCGGCGCACCGGATTCCTTTACGAATGGCTGACAGGGGAACGTCTGGATGTGCCAGACGTGACCAATGGCCCCTATGTCGACATACTTTCACCCCAAAAATACCTGACTCGTCGCGAGCCACTGCGAACGCGACGCTGGCGAATCAATAACAACCTGCCCGGGACGGCAGAGTTCTGCCCTTTGGTTCGTCGCACGGCGTCAGTGCAGGAAGCTTTGCAGTTCGATCTACGTGCAGCATTGGATGAGCTGGATCAGGCCTTTGGCGCCGACATCCTTTTGCGTACGGCCAGTTGGCTGACATTCAAGGAATCGCGCGCGAGCTTCCTTATTGAAAAGGAAGCCGACCAGGCGGATCGCATTCAGCGGTTCGCCCATGTCATTGCCCAGCATTGCGGGCATATCGAAAACCCGTTGAGCGACGACAGCCTGCAGTCTCTGCAAGCGGGCATTTTGGGGCGTAATGCCATCGGACTAGGCTTGCGGCGCTCTCCAGTTTTTGTAGGTCAGGCCACAATGCGCGAGGACATCGTGCATTACATCGCCCCCCACTTCGCGGACCTTGCGCCACTGTTGGCAGGACTCAACGAATTCGAGGTCGCAACCCGTGGCGCGGAGTCACTGGCACGTGCGGCTGTGTTGGCATTTGGCTTCGTGTACATCCATCCCATGCGCGATGGCAACGGCCGGATTCATCGTTTCCTGATCAACGACACCCTGATTCGGGACAAGGCCGTGCCCGACGGAGTGATCCTGCCAGTGTCAGCCACAATCACCAGTTCGATCGACTTCAGGGCCGGATACGATCGTACGCTCGAAGTGTTCTCGCGACCGTTCATGCGGCGTTACGCGACGGCCTATCGATTCGGCGAACTCGTGACCTACGAGGATGGCACTCCCAGCAACTTCATCTTCGATGAATACACGGACGCAGGCTTTGCCTGGCGGTATCCCGATCTGACCGAGCACGTCCTGTACACCGCACGCGTGGTCGAGCACACGATTCGAACGGAAATGGCGGATGAAGCCAGAGTGCTGGTGATCTTTCAACGGGCTCAAGAGCAATTGAAAGAAGTACTGGAGATGCCAGACCAGGATGCGAACCGCATCATTCGATCCATCAAGGAGAATGGTTGGATGGTGTCGGGCAAGCTGAAAAAAGGGTATCCGCAGCTTGAAGATGAGGGCATGGCGGGACGTGTTGTGGAGGCTGTGCGTTCTGCATTCGAGCGATAG
- a CDS encoding KGG domain-containing protein translates to MPNSRNSNSGNFANDRTKASEAGRKGGKTTTTTVDKEPAKPDMGRKGGQKSK, encoded by the coding sequence ATGCCTAACTCAAGAAACTCGAACTCGGGAAATTTCGCCAACGATCGAACGAAGGCGTCTGAAGCCGGTCGCAAAGGTGGGAAAACTACCACCACGACTGTCGACAAAGAGCCTGCGAAACCCGATATGGGCCGCAAAGGTGGCCAGAAATCCAAGTAG
- a CDS encoding low affinity iron permease family protein, which produces MKFAKISQKLALWAGSPKTFMGALILIGLWGLSGPIFDYNDTWQLIINTSTTIITFLMVFLIQNTQNRDTDILHLKIDELLRVNKEAQNAMLGLELLDLKQLEALRKHYRAMGENEVHGLAGLATEGKHKQNLNDC; this is translated from the coding sequence ATGAAATTCGCAAAAATCTCGCAGAAACTCGCCTTGTGGGCCGGCAGTCCCAAGACGTTCATGGGGGCGTTGATTCTCATTGGCCTGTGGGGGTTGAGCGGGCCGATTTTTGATTACAACGACACGTGGCAACTGATCATCAACACCTCGACCACGATCATCACGTTCCTGATGGTGTTCCTGATCCAGAACACGCAGAACCGCGACACCGACATTTTGCATTTGAAAATCGACGAGCTGCTGCGGGTGAACAAGGAAGCGCAGAACGCGATGCTCGGGCTGGAGTTACTCGACCTGAAGCAACTGGAAGCGCTGCGTAAACACTATCGCGCCATGGGCGAAAACGAGGTGCATGGTCTGGCCGGACTGGCGACCGAGGGCAAGCACAAACAGAATCTGAACGACTGCTGA
- a CDS encoding alpha/beta fold hydrolase has protein sequence MRPEIAVLDIQGQYRVYTEFYRADAAEKTIILVNGSMATTASFAQTVKNLHPQFNVVCYDQPYAGRSKAHNLHEKLLTKEVEGQILLELIDHFAAEHVLSFSWGGAATLVALAQRPRRIEKAVISSFSPEINAHMLDYLERGVDYLGSRDGDRVGNLVNSTIGKHLPTLFKRFNYRHVSSLADHEYGQMHFHISDLLHSDRECFLKASEKINVPVLFMNGEWDEYTAAEGARLFANRVQHATFTTLDATGHFLDMEHKAACRDSRNALLGFLKPEQQASRPRYHYVQDHHAFAI, from the coding sequence ATGAGGCCAGAAATCGCTGTGCTGGATATACAGGGTCAGTATCGGGTTTACACGGAGTTCTATCGCGCAGACGCCGCAGAGAAGACCATTATCTTGGTCAACGGCTCGATGGCCACGACTGCGTCGTTTGCACAAACCGTGAAAAACCTCCACCCGCAGTTCAATGTGGTTTGCTACGACCAGCCCTACGCGGGCAGGTCAAAAGCCCACAACCTGCATGAGAAATTGCTGACCAAGGAAGTCGAAGGGCAGATCCTCCTGGAGCTGATCGACCACTTCGCCGCCGAACACGTGCTGTCGTTTTCCTGGGGTGGCGCCGCGACCCTGGTCGCCCTCGCCCAACGGCCACGGCGCATCGAAAAAGCCGTGATCAGCTCGTTCTCCCCGGAGATCAACGCGCACATGCTCGACTACCTCGAGCGCGGTGTTGACTACCTCGGCAGCCGTGACGGCGACCGGGTCGGCAACCTGGTGAACAGCACCATCGGTAAACACTTGCCGACCCTGTTCAAGCGCTTCAACTACCGGCACGTCAGCAGCCTGGCCGATCATGAATACGGGCAGATGCACTTCCACATCAGCGACCTGCTGCACAGCGATCGCGAGTGCTTCCTCAAGGCCTCGGAAAAAATTAACGTGCCTGTGCTGTTCATGAACGGCGAATGGGACGAATACACCGCCGCCGAAGGCGCGCGACTATTCGCCAATCGCGTGCAACACGCCACCTTCACGACGCTGGACGCGACGGGCCACTTTCTCGACATGGAACACAAAGCCGCCTGCCGAGACAGTCGCAATGCGCTGCTGGGTTTCCTGAAACCTGAGCAACAGGCAAGCCGACCGCGTTACCACTACGTCCAGGACCACCATGCATTCGCAATCTGA
- a CDS encoding hydroxymethylglutaryl-CoA lyase, giving the protein MITDFSETLIVQEVSPRDGLQIEPTWVETADKIALIDQLSLAGFSRIEAGSFVSPKAIPALRDGELVFKGITRQPGVIYVALIPNLKGAQRALATRADELNLVMSASQTHNLANMRMRCEASLAAFGEIVQYVGDTPVRLNGSIATTFGCPFEGKIDEDRVLQIVEAYQELGIQGITLADTTGMANPRQVDRLVRRVLQRVSPADLTLHFHNTRGLGLCNVLAAYEAGARRFDAALGGLGGCPFAPGASGNICTEDLVNLCDEIGIHTGIDLPLLLKLSRGLPALLGHEVPGQLAKAGRNCDLHPTPS; this is encoded by the coding sequence ATGATCACTGATTTTTCCGAGACCCTGATCGTTCAGGAAGTCTCCCCTCGTGACGGCCTGCAGATCGAGCCTACCTGGGTTGAAACGGCCGACAAGATTGCCCTGATCGATCAGCTGTCGCTGGCCGGATTCAGCCGCATCGAAGCCGGCTCGTTCGTGTCGCCCAAGGCCATTCCGGCGCTGCGCGACGGCGAGTTGGTGTTCAAGGGCATCACCCGTCAACCGGGGGTGATTTACGTCGCGTTGATCCCCAACCTGAAAGGCGCGCAACGGGCGCTGGCGACGAGGGCCGACGAACTGAACCTGGTGATGTCCGCCAGCCAGACGCACAACCTGGCCAATATGCGCATGCGTTGCGAAGCCTCATTGGCCGCGTTCGGTGAGATCGTGCAATACGTCGGTGACACGCCGGTGCGACTCAACGGCAGCATCGCCACCACCTTCGGTTGCCCGTTCGAAGGCAAGATCGATGAGGACCGCGTGCTGCAAATCGTCGAGGCGTATCAGGAACTCGGGATTCAGGGCATCACCCTGGCCGACACCACGGGCATGGCCAATCCGCGTCAGGTCGATCGGCTGGTGCGCAGGGTCTTGCAGCGGGTTTCGCCAGCGGACCTGACCCTGCATTTCCACAACACCCGCGGCCTCGGTTTGTGCAACGTGCTGGCCGCCTACGAGGCCGGCGCCCGACGCTTCGACGCAGCCCTCGGCGGCCTCGGCGGCTGCCCGTTTGCACCGGGCGCCTCGGGCAATATCTGCACCGAAGACCTGGTGAACCTGTGCGATGAAATCGGCATTCACACCGGCATCGACCTGCCGCTGTTGCTGAAGCTATCCCGTGGATTACCGGCGCTGCTGGGCCACGAAGTGCCAGGCCAGTTGGCCAAGGCCGGACGCAATTGCGACCTGCACCCAACCCCTTCCTGA
- a CDS encoding DUF4142 domain-containing protein → MSRMATRLRNASIAALLGLCASTAFAQSPAEFINDASAKGMADIEASRLAHQKSESKEVKDYTIVVINDRTTANQHLAKIAKQLDLPVAPREEVVDKSKALMPPVQEGASFDQAYAASQVKTTQEAIEQLQQTAQTTDVPEIKAFAEETLPKLQNHLQMAKALQAGR, encoded by the coding sequence ATGAGCCGGATGGCCACCCGATTACGCAATGCCAGTATCGCCGCGTTACTGGGCCTGTGCGCCAGCACTGCCTTTGCCCAGTCCCCCGCCGAATTCATCAATGATGCTTCGGCCAAAGGCATGGCCGACATCGAAGCCAGTCGCCTGGCGCACCAGAAATCCGAATCCAAAGAGGTCAAGGACTACACCATCGTCGTCATCAACGACCGCACCACCGCCAACCAGCACCTGGCGAAAATCGCCAAGCAACTGGATCTGCCGGTGGCCCCACGGGAAGAGGTGGTCGACAAGTCGAAAGCCTTGATGCCGCCAGTGCAGGAAGGCGCGTCCTTTGATCAGGCCTATGCCGCCAGTCAGGTAAAGACCACGCAGGAAGCCATCGAGCAACTGCAGCAGACCGCGCAGACCACCGATGTGCCGGAAATCAAAGCCTTCGCCGAAGAAACCCTGCCCAAACTGCAGAACCATCTGCAAATGGCCAAGGCGTTGCAAGCGGGTCGATAA
- a CDS encoding type II toxin-antitoxin system HicB family antitoxin has product MLYPIAISMGDNEHAWGVEVPDIPGCFSAGEDLDDAMAMAREAIEGHFEILAEDGSPIPPANKVTLHAANPQYAGCTWAVVDIDVTKYLGKAQKLNITLPGYLLNRIDEYVLHHPEEKSRSGFLASAALKVLQQS; this is encoded by the coding sequence ATGCTTTACCCGATTGCGATTTCAATGGGCGATAACGAACACGCTTGGGGCGTGGAGGTACCGGATATTCCAGGGTGTTTCTCCGCAGGTGAGGATCTGGATGATGCGATGGCCATGGCTCGTGAAGCCATTGAGGGCCATTTCGAAATTCTTGCCGAAGACGGTTCACCGATTCCACCTGCAAACAAAGTGACCTTGCATGCGGCGAATCCGCAGTACGCCGGTTGTACATGGGCGGTGGTGGACATCGATGTTACCAAGTATCTGGGGAAAGCCCAGAAGCTGAACATCACCCTGCCGGGGTACCTGCTCAACCGCATCGACGAATACGTGTTGCATCACCCGGAAGAGAAAAGCCGTTCAGGCTTTTTGGCCTCGGCAGCGCTTAAGGTGTTGCAGCAGAGCTGA
- a CDS encoding short-chain dehydrogenase, with the protein MNDYMALTSNADDLPTFYVNTTQPLHSLLSSARYRIGAVTQVLENLAMRGEISTDSVILSDFAMLCAIPLRDGCDVLDVIARRMDAEPS; encoded by the coding sequence ATGAATGACTACATGGCTTTAACCAGCAACGCCGACGACCTCCCCACGTTCTACGTCAATACCACCCAACCGCTGCATTCCCTTCTCAGCTCCGCCCGTTACAGAATCGGCGCGGTGACGCAGGTCCTGGAAAACCTCGCAATGCGTGGCGAAATCTCCACCGACTCGGTAATTCTCAGCGACTTCGCAATGCTCTGCGCCATACCGCTGCGCGATGGCTGTGATGTGCTGGATGTCATTGCGCGACGGATGGATGCAGAACCATCCTGA
- a CDS encoding sensor domain-containing protein: MASRNSAPLASYIDLLLDAVCAVDKQGRFVFVSAACERIFGYTPDELVGLPMIDMVHPADRQRTLDAAREIMGGDPKLNFENRYLRKDGRVVHILWSARWSEVDQLRIAVARDITERKQAESRQAALYAISEAAHAAEDLLALFKRIHLIIGEWLPALNFSVALYDEHCAQLNFPYHVDDNEQQPEQPGTVTGRLCAEVIRSGQPILLTPDQDDAPEGFELLVAGQHSPCWLGVPLNSQNGTIGALIVKSVAGGERYTEQDKELLQFVCAQVATAIERKQLHARLQRMAQYDQLTQLPNRELLRDRLKASLTLAKSECGRMALLYVDLDRFKEVNDTHGHAVGDMLLQAVANRLKGCVRETDTVARIGGDEFVVLLHSIQAAEDAESVAGKIRQILAQPLRLDGHSLNIQPSIGVAHFPEHGTEEKQLFRHADEAMYSAKRQNHLHYRA; the protein is encoded by the coding sequence ATGGCATCCAGAAATTCCGCGCCGTTGGCGAGTTACATCGATCTACTGCTGGATGCCGTTTGCGCGGTTGATAAACAAGGTCGCTTTGTTTTTGTCAGCGCGGCCTGCGAGCGCATTTTTGGTTACACGCCTGATGAGCTGGTCGGCCTGCCCATGATCGATATGGTGCATCCCGCCGATCGCCAGCGCACCCTCGACGCCGCACGGGAGATCATGGGCGGCGACCCCAAGCTCAACTTCGAAAACCGCTACCTGCGCAAGGATGGCCGTGTGGTGCACATCCTGTGGTCCGCACGCTGGTCGGAAGTCGATCAGCTGCGCATCGCCGTGGCCCGCGACATCACCGAGCGCAAGCAGGCCGAGTCCCGGCAAGCGGCGCTGTATGCGATCTCCGAAGCGGCCCACGCGGCGGAGGACTTGCTGGCGTTGTTCAAGCGCATTCACTTGATCATCGGCGAATGGCTGCCGGCGCTGAATTTCTCTGTCGCGTTGTATGACGAGCACTGCGCGCAGCTCAATTTCCCTTATCACGTCGACGACAACGAGCAGCAACCCGAGCAGCCGGGCACCGTTACCGGACGGCTATGTGCCGAGGTGATCCGCAGCGGCCAGCCGATTCTGCTGACCCCGGATCAGGACGACGCCCCGGAAGGCTTCGAGTTGCTGGTTGCCGGCCAGCATTCGCCTTGCTGGCTGGGCGTGCCGCTGAACTCGCAGAACGGCACCATCGGCGCGCTGATCGTAAAAAGCGTGGCGGGTGGTGAACGCTATACCGAACAAGACAAGGAGTTGTTGCAGTTCGTGTGCGCCCAGGTCGCCACCGCCATCGAGCGCAAGCAGTTGCATGCCCGGCTGCAGCGCATGGCCCAGTACGATCAACTGACCCAACTGCCCAATCGTGAATTGCTCCGTGACCGGCTGAAAGCCTCGCTGACACTGGCCAAGTCGGAGTGCGGGCGCATGGCGCTGCTGTATGTCGATCTCGACCGCTTCAAGGAAGTCAACGACACCCACGGCCATGCCGTCGGCGACATGCTGCTGCAAGCGGTCGCCAATCGTCTGAAAGGCTGCGTGCGCGAAACCGACACCGTGGCGCGCATTGGCGGTGATGAGTTTGTGGTGCTGTTGCACAGCATCCAGGCTGCGGAAGATGCTGAAAGCGTCGCCGGAAAAATCCGACAGATCCTGGCTCAACCGCTGCGGCTGGATGGCCACAGCCTGAACATCCAGCCGAGCATCGGCGTCGCGCATTTCCCCGAGCACGGCACGGAAGAGAAGCAATTGTTCCGCCACGCCGACGAGGCCATGTACAGCGCCAAACGCCAGAACCATCTTCATTACAGGGCTTGA